The Papaver somniferum cultivar HN1 chromosome 3, ASM357369v1, whole genome shotgun sequence genome includes a region encoding these proteins:
- the LOC113358845 gene encoding protein ZINC INDUCED FACILITATOR-LIKE 1-like isoform X1: MAEHDSNREGLLWKTKYYENCPGCRIDIRKETNLGIPYKDLFLVWIVAFTTFLPVSSLFPYLYFLVRDFNIAKRQEDIGYYAGCIGCVYMIGRALTSVVWGILADRYGRKPIIILCSTSVIIFNALFGLSRNFLMAVSMRFLLGCFSGIFGPVQAYAVEVCREEYRTLALSVTSSAWAIGLIVGPVVGGLLAQSAEKYPNLFTKDSVFGRFPYFLPSLSISVCATAATIACCWLLETLHKHNDTESCETGMSGKIQKEEETETGLSNSKESLFTNWPLISSIIVMCVFSLHNMAYVEIFSLWAVSPRKFGGLSYTTKDVGQILSVAGIGLFSFQLVLYPKLERILGPLKLARIAAALSIMLLSTYPFIATLSGFSLYILINTAALLKSVFAMTTFTGFVILQNNTVSQHQRGAANGITSTLSSIFQAFGPAGGGALFSMAQKRINASFLPGTDLVFFILNIILVIGLAMSFKPFLALPQRCG, translated from the exons ATGGCAGAGCATGATAGTAATAGAGAAGGTTTATTGTGGAAGACTAAGTATTATGAGAATTGTCCAGGTTGCAGAATTGACATTCGTAAAGAAACAAATTTAGGAATACCTTACAAGGACTTATTTCTTGTATGGATTGTGGCATTCACCACTT TTCTTCCAGTATCATCTCTGTTCCCCTACCTATACTTTCTG GTGCGGGACTTCAATATCGCAAAAAGGCAGGAAGATATTGGATACTATGCAGGATGTATAG GATGTGTTTACATGATTGGAAGAGCTTTAACATCTGTGGTGTGGGGAATCTTAGCGGACCGATACGGTCGAAAACCTATTATAATCCTGTGCTCTACTTCTGT GATTATATTCAATGCTCTATTCGGTCTCAGTAGAAACTTTCTAATGGCAGTTTCTATGAGATTTCTTCTGGGATGTTTCAGTGGTATATTTGGACCAGTTCAG GCTTATGCTGTCGAAGTTTGCCGAGAAGAATATCGGACTTTGGCACTTTCAGTA acgaGTTCGGCGTGGGCAATAGGTTTGATAGTTGGACCTGTTGTTGGAGGTTTACTTGCACAG TCTGCAGAGAAATATCCAAACTTATTTACGAAGGATTCTGTTTTTGGAAG ATTTCCATATTTCCTACCTAGCCTTTCTATATCAGTATGTGCAACAGCAGCAACTATAGCTTGTTGTTGGCTTCTG GAAACATTGCACAAACATAATGATACAGAATCGTGCGAGACTGGTATGAGTGGAAAGATACAAAAGGAGGAGGAGACGGAGACAGGATTGTCAAATTCTAAGGAAAGTCTTTTTACAAATTGGCCGTTAATCTCAAGTATCATCGTAATGTGTGTTTTCTCACTTCACAATATGGCCTACGTTGAG ATTTTCTCGTTATGGGCTGTAAGTCCAAGAAAATTTGGTGGATTGAGCTATACCACCAAGGATGTTGGCCAAATCCTTTCAGTCGCAG GCATTGGCCTCTTTTCGTTTCAACTTGTACTTTATCCGAAGCTCGAGAGGATTCTTGGACCCCTCAAGTTAGCTCGCATTGCAGCG GCTTTATCTATCATGTTGCTGTCAACTTACCCATTCATAGCTACACTATCTGGGTTTAGCCTTTATATTTTAATAAATACTGCTGCACTTTTGAAGAGCGTTTTCGCT ATGACTACTTTCACTGGGTTTGTCATCCTACAGAACAATACAGTG TCCCAACACCAAAGAGGAGCTGCAAATGGAATTACGTCGACTTTATCATCTATTTTTCAAGCATTTGGTCCAGCTGGTGGTGGTGCTCT CTTCTCAATGGCGCAAAAGCGTATAAATGCTTCGTTCCTGCCAG GAACCGATTTGGTTTTCTTCATCCTAAATATAATCTTGGTGATTGGATTAGCCATGTCTTTCAAGCCATTTCTTGCACTTCCTCAACGATGTGGATGA
- the LOC113358845 gene encoding protein ZINC INDUCED FACILITATOR-LIKE 1-like isoform X3, with protein sequence MIGRALTSVVWGILADRYGRKPIIILCSTSVIIFNALFGLSRNFLMAVSMRFLLGCFSGIFGPVQAYAVEVCREEYRTLALSVTSSAWAIGLIVGPVVGGLLAQSAEKYPNLFTKDSVFGRFPYFLPSLSISVCATAATIACCWLLETLHKHNDTESCETGMSGKIQKEEETETGLSNSKESLFTNWPLISSIIVMCVFSLHNMAYVEIFSLWAVSPRKFGGLSYTTKDVGQILSVAGIGLFSFQLVLYPKLERILGPLKLARIAAALSIMLLSTYPFIATLSGFSLYILINTAALLKSVFAMTTFTGFVILQNNTVSQHQRGAANGITSTLSSIFQAFGPAGGGALFSMAQKRINASFLPGTDLVFFILNIILVIGLAMSFKPFLALPQRCG encoded by the exons ATGATTGGAAGAGCTTTAACATCTGTGGTGTGGGGAATCTTAGCGGACCGATACGGTCGAAAACCTATTATAATCCTGTGCTCTACTTCTGT GATTATATTCAATGCTCTATTCGGTCTCAGTAGAAACTTTCTAATGGCAGTTTCTATGAGATTTCTTCTGGGATGTTTCAGTGGTATATTTGGACCAGTTCAG GCTTATGCTGTCGAAGTTTGCCGAGAAGAATATCGGACTTTGGCACTTTCAGTA acgaGTTCGGCGTGGGCAATAGGTTTGATAGTTGGACCTGTTGTTGGAGGTTTACTTGCACAG TCTGCAGAGAAATATCCAAACTTATTTACGAAGGATTCTGTTTTTGGAAG ATTTCCATATTTCCTACCTAGCCTTTCTATATCAGTATGTGCAACAGCAGCAACTATAGCTTGTTGTTGGCTTCTG GAAACATTGCACAAACATAATGATACAGAATCGTGCGAGACTGGTATGAGTGGAAAGATACAAAAGGAGGAGGAGACGGAGACAGGATTGTCAAATTCTAAGGAAAGTCTTTTTACAAATTGGCCGTTAATCTCAAGTATCATCGTAATGTGTGTTTTCTCACTTCACAATATGGCCTACGTTGAG ATTTTCTCGTTATGGGCTGTAAGTCCAAGAAAATTTGGTGGATTGAGCTATACCACCAAGGATGTTGGCCAAATCCTTTCAGTCGCAG GCATTGGCCTCTTTTCGTTTCAACTTGTACTTTATCCGAAGCTCGAGAGGATTCTTGGACCCCTCAAGTTAGCTCGCATTGCAGCG GCTTTATCTATCATGTTGCTGTCAACTTACCCATTCATAGCTACACTATCTGGGTTTAGCCTTTATATTTTAATAAATACTGCTGCACTTTTGAAGAGCGTTTTCGCT ATGACTACTTTCACTGGGTTTGTCATCCTACAGAACAATACAGTG TCCCAACACCAAAGAGGAGCTGCAAATGGAATTACGTCGACTTTATCATCTATTTTTCAAGCATTTGGTCCAGCTGGTGGTGGTGCTCT CTTCTCAATGGCGCAAAAGCGTATAAATGCTTCGTTCCTGCCAG GAACCGATTTGGTTTTCTTCATCCTAAATATAATCTTGGTGATTGGATTAGCCATGTCTTTCAAGCCATTTCTTGCACTTCCTCAACGATGTGGATGA
- the LOC113358845 gene encoding protein ZINC INDUCED FACILITATOR-LIKE 1-like isoform X2, giving the protein MVASAEPSSGLCCRIDIRKETNLGIPYKDLFLVWIVAFTTFLPVSSLFPYLYFLVRDFNIAKRQEDIGYYAGCIGCVYMIGRALTSVVWGILADRYGRKPIIILCSTSVIIFNALFGLSRNFLMAVSMRFLLGCFSGIFGPVQAYAVEVCREEYRTLALSVTSSAWAIGLIVGPVVGGLLAQSAEKYPNLFTKDSVFGRFPYFLPSLSISVCATAATIACCWLLETLHKHNDTESCETGMSGKIQKEEETETGLSNSKESLFTNWPLISSIIVMCVFSLHNMAYVEIFSLWAVSPRKFGGLSYTTKDVGQILSVAGIGLFSFQLVLYPKLERILGPLKLARIAAALSIMLLSTYPFIATLSGFSLYILINTAALLKSVFAMTTFTGFVILQNNTVSQHQRGAANGITSTLSSIFQAFGPAGGGALFSMAQKRINASFLPGTDLVFFILNIILVIGLAMSFKPFLALPQRCG; this is encoded by the exons ATGGTAGCATCAGCAGAACCGTCTTCAGGTCTCT GTTGCAGAATTGACATTCGTAAAGAAACAAATTTAGGAATACCTTACAAGGACTTATTTCTTGTATGGATTGTGGCATTCACCACTT TTCTTCCAGTATCATCTCTGTTCCCCTACCTATACTTTCTG GTGCGGGACTTCAATATCGCAAAAAGGCAGGAAGATATTGGATACTATGCAGGATGTATAG GATGTGTTTACATGATTGGAAGAGCTTTAACATCTGTGGTGTGGGGAATCTTAGCGGACCGATACGGTCGAAAACCTATTATAATCCTGTGCTCTACTTCTGT GATTATATTCAATGCTCTATTCGGTCTCAGTAGAAACTTTCTAATGGCAGTTTCTATGAGATTTCTTCTGGGATGTTTCAGTGGTATATTTGGACCAGTTCAG GCTTATGCTGTCGAAGTTTGCCGAGAAGAATATCGGACTTTGGCACTTTCAGTA acgaGTTCGGCGTGGGCAATAGGTTTGATAGTTGGACCTGTTGTTGGAGGTTTACTTGCACAG TCTGCAGAGAAATATCCAAACTTATTTACGAAGGATTCTGTTTTTGGAAG ATTTCCATATTTCCTACCTAGCCTTTCTATATCAGTATGTGCAACAGCAGCAACTATAGCTTGTTGTTGGCTTCTG GAAACATTGCACAAACATAATGATACAGAATCGTGCGAGACTGGTATGAGTGGAAAGATACAAAAGGAGGAGGAGACGGAGACAGGATTGTCAAATTCTAAGGAAAGTCTTTTTACAAATTGGCCGTTAATCTCAAGTATCATCGTAATGTGTGTTTTCTCACTTCACAATATGGCCTACGTTGAG ATTTTCTCGTTATGGGCTGTAAGTCCAAGAAAATTTGGTGGATTGAGCTATACCACCAAGGATGTTGGCCAAATCCTTTCAGTCGCAG GCATTGGCCTCTTTTCGTTTCAACTTGTACTTTATCCGAAGCTCGAGAGGATTCTTGGACCCCTCAAGTTAGCTCGCATTGCAGCG GCTTTATCTATCATGTTGCTGTCAACTTACCCATTCATAGCTACACTATCTGGGTTTAGCCTTTATATTTTAATAAATACTGCTGCACTTTTGAAGAGCGTTTTCGCT ATGACTACTTTCACTGGGTTTGTCATCCTACAGAACAATACAGTG TCCCAACACCAAAGAGGAGCTGCAAATGGAATTACGTCGACTTTATCATCTATTTTTCAAGCATTTGGTCCAGCTGGTGGTGGTGCTCT CTTCTCAATGGCGCAAAAGCGTATAAATGCTTCGTTCCTGCCAG GAACCGATTTGGTTTTCTTCATCCTAAATATAATCTTGGTGATTGGATTAGCCATGTCTTTCAAGCCATTTCTTGCACTTCCTCAACGATGTGGATGA